ACGAGTGACGAGCGACGTACGATTTTCTTCAAACCAAAGTTCAGCAGGAATAATACACCCGCGGCGACCAAACCGCCTGCCAATGACACATCGGGTCCGACCATCGCATTCTGCACGGCGTTGCTGATCAACAGGATCAGGATCACGTCGAAGGTGTTGAGTTGCGAGAGTTCCTTCTTCCCAAACACGCGAAGCGCTACTACCATAAAGACGTAAACGGCGGCACTGCGAAGTACGATGTCGAGATACGGGAACCAATGTGTCATGGTTTGAAGTGTTTTTCGATAGCCTTGATCATTTCGCCTGCAATGTCGATGTGGGTCGCGCCCTCGATGCCTTCAAGTCCGGGTGACGAGTTTACCTCCAGCAGCAACGGCCCTTTGGCCGACCGGATGATATCCACTCCGGCTACCTGCAAGCCCATTGCTTTGGCGGCTTTCATGGCAATTTTGCGTTCTTCTTTCGTAGGTTTGATTACGGCCGCCGAACCACCGAGGTGAATATTCGCGCGGAATTCCCCTGGCGTCGCCTCCCGCTGTATGGCCGCTACGACCTTTCCATCAACGACAAATAACCGAAGGTCTTTCCCGTTGGCTTCCTTGATAAATTCCTGTACCAGGATGTTGGCATTCAACGATTTGAAAGCGTTGATGACCGATTCGGCTGCCTTTTTGGTTTCGGCCAATACGACGCCTTTGCCCTGCGTGCCTTCCAACAGTTTGACGATCAACGGCGGACCACCGACCATTTTGATAAGGTCGTCGGTGTCGAGCGGTGAATGGGCAAAACCGGTCGTCGGTATGTCGATATTGTGGTTGAGCAGCAATTGCAACGAAAACAGCTTGTCACGCGATTGTGCGATCGCCGCCGATGAATTCAGGCAGAAGACTTTCAACGCTTCGAACTGCCGGGTGAGGGCGCATCCGTAGAAGGTGATATTGGGTCGTATGCGGGGGATGATGGCATCGAAATCATTCAATACACGTCCGTCGCGGTTGTGGATTTCCGGCTTCGTCGCATCGAGTTTCATGTAGCACTCCCGGATGTTCAGGAAGTGCATTTCATGGCCACGGGTTTCGCCGGCTTCCATAATCCGTCGGTTGCTGTACAGCGCGGGATTGCTGGCCAACAAGCCAATCCGCAAACCCGATTTGGGTGCTACCGCACCTTTGTAAAGCGCTTTAAGGCTGGAAGGTGTCGTTTGCCCCATCAGGTATTTTTCCGCCGGATCGACGACAATGCGGCCAATCATCGCTTCGCGCCCCAACAGCATCCGAAATCCCATGGAATCGCGGTTAGTGAGTGTAACCTCAATCGGCCATGAATTTCCGTTCATGTGGAGATCGACCAGGATGACGAAGCGTTGTTCGCGGAAACCCGACGAACTCTTGACGATACGCTTGTCGACGATCCGGGCTTCACAATGCACGACGGTCTTGATGTTGTCCTGTATGGGGTTCACGTCGAAACGGACCCAGTTTTCCTCTTCTCTGACGAAAGGGGCAATATTGACAGCGTGTAGGGCCGAGGTCTTGGCGCCGCTGTCGACGCGCACTTTGATGGCCGGGATATTCAGGTCGGGGAGGGAACACCATTCCTCACTGCCGACGACGACTTTCTCGTTCATTATTGAACCGGATTACGTCCCAAATGTACTATTGTTTACGCATCGTTCGTCGCTTTTGCGCATAAAAAACCCCTGCATTAACAGGGGCTTCATATTGCAATAACGATTTATTAATTCGTGGGCTCTTGGGCTTTCTGCACTTTCACCGAAAGTTCGTCAGAACCTTCCTGAAGGTCCATGAAGATTTCATCGCCCGCACCAATCTTGTGCGTGATGATTTCTTCTGCCAACGCATCCTCCACATACTTCTGGATAGCGCGTTTCAACGGACGTGCCCCGAACTGCTTGTCGAAACCTTTATCGGCGATAAACGCCTTGGCCGCATCGGAAAGACGAAGGTTGTAGCCGAGGTCGGCGATGCGTGCATACAGCTTTTTCAATTCGATCTCGATGATCAGGTCGATGTCGTGTTTTTCAAGCGGATTGAATACGATGACGTCGTCGATACGGTTCAGGAACTCGGGTGCGAACGATTTCTTCAACGCGTTTTCGATCACGCTTTTCGAATGCTCGTCGGCTTGTGAAATCTTGGCCGCTGTGCCGAAGCCAACACCTTGCCCGAAGTCTTTCAACTGACGCGCTCCAATGTTCGATGTCATGATGATGATGGTATTCTTGAAGTCGATCTTACGGCCCAGGCTGTCGGTCAGGAAGCCGTCGTCCAATACCTGGAGCATCATGTTGAATACATCCGGGTGGGCCTTTTCGATTTCATCAAGCAGGACCACACAATACGGTTTGCGACGTACTTTCTCGGTCAATTGCCCGCCTTCCTCATAGCCTACATATCCCGGAGGCGCCCCGACAAGACGGGAAATCGCAAACTTCTCCATGTATTCGCTCATGTCGATACGAACGAGCGCATCCTCTGAATCAAACAGTTCTTTCGCCAGGACCTTCGCGAGTTGGGTTTTACCCACACCCGTTTGTCCAAGGAAGATGAACGAGCCAATCGGGCGGTTCGGATCTTTCAGGCCGGCACGGTTCCGTTGGATCGATTTGGCGATTTTCAGCACCGCTTCGTTCTGGCCGATGACTTTATCCTTAATAAGATCCGGCAATTTCGCCAGTTTGTTGCTTTCGGTCTGGGCGATGCGGTTTACCGGGATGCCGGTCATCATCGATACGACATCCGCCACGTTGTCTTCGGTTACGACGATACGGTTGTTTTTCGAATCTTCCTCCCACTGTTCCTGTGCGATGGCAAGGTCTTTTTCGATCCGTTTTTCATCATCCCGAAGTTTGGCAGCTTCTTCGTATTTCTGTTTTTTGACGACGGTATTTTTCAGTTCGCGGACTTCCTCCAACTGACGTTCCAGATCCAGGATCTGTTTCGGGACGTCGATGTTGGTGATGTGCACGCGGCTTCCGGCTTCGTCAAGCGCATCAATGGCTTTGTCTGGAAGGAAACGTTCCGACATATACCGGTTGGTCAGCTTCACGCAGGCTTCGATCGCTTCCTGGGTATAGGTGACGTTGTGGTGGTCTTCGTATTTGTTCTTGATATTGTTGAGGATGGTAATCGTTTCCTCAACCGAAGTCGGCTCTACGATCACCTTCTGGAAACGGCGTTCCAGCGCTCCATCTTTCTCAATATATTGACGGTACTCATCCAGCGTCGTAGCTCCGATGCATTGGATTTCACCCCGGGCCAACGCCGGTTTGAACATGTTCGAGGCATCCAGCGAGCCTGTAGCGCCACCGGCACCGACGATGGTGTGGATCTCGTCGATGAAGAGGATGATATCGTCATTCTTCTCCAACTCGTTCATCACCGCTTTCATGCGCTCTTCGAACTGGCCGCGGTATTTGGTGCCGGCTACCAGCGAGGCAAGATCAAGGGTAACGACGCGTTTGTTGAAAAGGATACGCGACACTTTCTTCTGGATGATCCGAAGGGCGAGTCCTTCCGCAATGGCCGATTTACCCACTCCGGGTTCACCGATCAACAGCGGGTTGTTCTTCTTACGACGGCTCAGGATCTGGGAAACACGCTCGATTTCTTTCTCGCGGCCCACGACCGGGTCGAGTTTTCCGTCTTCCGCCAGTTCGGTGAGGTCGCGACCAAAGTTATCGAGAACAGGTGTCTTCGATTTCTTATTCGACTTATTGGCGGGGTTATTGAAACTGCTTTCTTTTAGGCTGTCATCTTGTCCGGAATCATCATTGTAAGATTCATTCCGGGGAAGGTTTTCCATGAATTCTTCTTCGTTTGGCATCATATTCAGGTATTGTTCTTTTGCTGAATCATAGTCGATCTTGAGTTTATTCAGCAATTTGGTTGTGGGATCGTTTTCATTCCGCAGTATGCACAACAATAAGTGCGCCGTACTGATCGAAGTGCTTTGGAAGACCTTCGCTTCGAGAAACGTGGTCTTTAGGGCGCGTTCCGCCTGGCGTGTCAGGTGGAGGTTCTTCTTTTCATTACCGCTTTCTATCGCGGCCGGATTTGCCGGGCTCAGTATTTCGACCTTGCGACGCAGGTGCTCGAGGTCGACTGAAAGATTGTTCAGGATGTTGATGGCTTTGCCGTTGCCGTCCCGCAGAATCCCCAGCATAAGGTGTTCCGTACCGATGAAGTCATGGCCGAGGCGCAGGGCTTCTTCTTTGGAGTACGTGATGACATCCTTTACCCGTGGCGAAAAATTATCATCCATAATTCTAACTTGGTTCTCGTAAATGTACGTATTCGGGTATTGAAAAGCAATAACCGTTCCCATCGGTCAGCTTGTCAGCTAATAGACGAAAAATATCGTAAAGCCGACGTTAATTCCGTGGTAAATTATTAACGGCGGCTACCCGGCTTTTTGTTGATAATTTACGTTAAAAATGTCCCTTCAGGCACCCCTTAACCGGGGCGAAAACCTTATATTAGCGGGATTTTTCAAACCAAATAGTTTTAATCTAGCGAATTACGTTTATGTCTGACGGAGAAAAGTTGATCCCCATCAATATAGAGGACGAAATGAAGTCCGCCTACATCGATTATTCGATGTCGGTCATTGTGTCACGGGCGCTGCCGGATGTGCGCGACGGACTCAAGCCGGTGCACCGCCGCGTGCTCTTCGGTATGTATGAATTGGGCGTTTTGTCAAACCGGGCCCACAAGAAATCGGCCCGTATCGTCGGTGAAGTATTGGGTAAGTACCACCCACACGGCGATTCTTCCGTTTACGATACCATGGTGCGTATGGCGCAGGAGTGGAGTCTCCGCTACCTGTTGGTCGACGGACAAGGAAACTTCGGTTCCATCGACGGGGATAGCCCGGCGGCGATGCGATACACCGAAGCGCGAATGAAGAAAATTTCAGAAGAGATGTTGGCGGATATCGACAAAGAAACGGTCGACTTCCAGCTGAACTTCGACGATACACTGGAGGAACCAAAAGTGCTTCCGGCAAAAATACCGAACCTGCTCGTCAACGGTGCGTCGGGCATCGCGGTAGGTATGGCAACGAACATGGCCCCGCACAACCTGACGGAGGTCATCAACGGAACGCTTGCCTATATTGACAATCCCGAGATTGAGATCGACGAAATCATCGGGCACATCAAAGCGCCGGATTTCCCAACGGGCGGTGTAATCTATGGATACGAAGGGGTGCGCGAGGCCTTCAAGACCGGTCGCGGCCGCGTCGTCATCCGTGCGAAAACGAGTTTTGAAGAAGTAGAAGGACGCGAGGCCATCATCGTTACCGAGATACCGTACCAGGTAAACAAAGCGGAGATGATCAAAAAGACGGCGGACCTCGTCAACGAGAAACGCATCGAGGGTATCTCCAACATCCGTGACGAATCGGATCGTAATGGTATGCGGATCGTGTACATCCTCAAACGGGATGCCGTGCCGAATGTGGTCCTCAACACCTTGTTTAAATATACACAGCTGCAGTCGTCTTTCAGTGTCAATAACATTGCACTGGTAAAAGGACGTCCGCAGTTGCTGAATGTTAAAGACCTGATCCACTATTTCGTGGAACACCGCCATGATGTGGTGGTGCGTCGTGCGCAATATGAATTGCGGAAGGCGGAAGAGCGGGCCCACATACTCGAAGGACTCATCATTGCGTCTGACAATATCGATGAGGTTATCGCTATTATCCGTGGCTCGGCCAATACCGACGAAGCGCGTGAGAAATTGATGGCGCGTTTCAACCTTTCGGATATACAGTCGAAGGCCATCGTAGAGATGCGTTTGCGTCAGCTTACGGGTCTTGAGCAGGACAAACTGCGCGCCGAGTACGAAGATATCATGAAACTCATCGAGCGGTTGAAAGCGTTGTTGGCGAGCAAGGAACTCCGTATGGAACTCATCAAGGAAGAACTCATCGAAATGCGTGACAAATACGGCGATGAGCGTCGTTCGGTCATCGAGTACTCCGGAGGTGATGTAAGTATCGAAGACATGATCGCCGACGAAAGCGTGGTCATCACGATCTCGCACGCCGGTTACATCAAACGCACACCGTTGAGCGAATACAAAACACAAAACCGTGGTGGCGTGGGGCAGAAAAGTGCCGGTACACGCGACGCAGACTTCCTGGAACATATGTATGTGGCGACGAACCACCAATATATGTTGTTCTTTACCCAGAAAGGGAAGTGTTTTTGGATGCGGGTGTATGAAATTCCGGAAGGCAGCAAGACCAGCAAAGGACGTGCCATCCAGAACCTGATCAACATTGAGAACGACGATAAGGTAAAGGCGTTCATCTGTACGGGTAACCTCCGCAGTGAAGAGTACATCAACAGCCACTTCTTGGTTATGGCGACCAAGAAAGGACAAGTGAAGAAAACACCACTCGAACAATATTCACGTCCACGTGCGAATGGCGTGGCGGCGATTACGATCCGCGAAGACGACGAACTGTTGGCAGCACGCCTGACGACCGGAAACAGCCAAATCCTATTGGCGGTGAAATCCGGAAAGTTGGTGCGGTTCGAAGAGCATAAGACGCGTCCGATGGGACGTACTGCTTCCGGTGTGCGTGGCATCACGCTCGCCGATGAGCAGGATGAAGTAATTGGAATGGTAACGGTCAATGATCCGGAGTCGGAGATTCTTGTGGTATCTGAAAAGGGTTACGGAAAACGTTCGGCCCTGGAAGATTATCGTATCACCAACCGCGGCGGTAAAGGAGTGAAGACACTTAATATTACCGAGAAGACCGGACAGTTGGTGTCGATCAATAACGTAACGGACGAAGACGATTTGATGATCATCAACAAATCCGGACTCACGATCCGTATGGACGTAGCCGATCTTCGCGTAATGGGACGTGCCACGCAGGGTGTTCGTTTGATCAGCCTGAAAGGAAATGACTCGATCGCGGCGGTTACGAAAGTAATGAAGGAGGAAGCGGCTGAGAATGCCGAGGTCAATCCGGAAGACGACGTGACGAAAGAAATGCCGGTCGAAGGATTTACGGCTCAGGCACCGGTGACGTATGATGACGCAGAAGACGAAGCGGACGATTTCGAAAGCGAAGAAGAATAAAGAACAACTAAATCGTGAAGTATATGAAAATCAATAAATTTTTCGTCGCTGCGGCATTGATAGCCTCTGTTGCGGTTTCAGCACAGAAAGACGAATTGAAGGCGTTGAAGAAAATCTACGCCAAAGAGAAGCCTTCGGCTAACGATGTTCAGGACTATAAAGCAAACTTAGAGAAGTTGCAGACTTTATCGACGGAAGAAAGCGATAAAGTTTATACCGCTTTTTACAAGGGAATGCTTCCTCTCGTTGAATTGAGTACAACAGGTACGCCCACTCCTGAACAATTGATGAAGGTAGCGTCGCCGGAGGCTGTTGCCGAGTTCACGTCATCGGTGAATGGCGTACTGGAGTATGAGAAGAAGACGGGAAAGAAACAGTATACAGACGATATTAATGAAACGTTGGGTTGGTTCCGTCCCATGTTACTTGGTTACGCAGTTGAGTTGGGCAAGATACAGCAGTATAAGCCCGCGTCGTCCGTACTCTACAATATTTACCTGCTGGATAAGAAAGACCAGGAGAAACTCTACTACGCTGCCAACTATGCTGTCTTAGGAAAAGACTATCCCAAGGCACTGGAGTATTACCAAATGTTGAAAGACCTGAATTATTCAGGTGAGAAAACGTTGTTTTATGCAAAGAACGTAGCGTCGGGTCAGGAAGAGAGTTTTCCGACTAAAACGGATCGCGACAATTACGTGAAACTGAAAACGCATGAGGCACCGCGAGATGAGAAAGTTCCGTCTCAACGAGGTGAAATCTATAAGAACATTGCCTTGATTTTAATTGATCAGGGCAAAATAGAGGAAGCGAAGAAAGCCATTAAGGATGCGCAATTGGCCAATCCGGAAGATTCATCGCTCGTTTTGAGTGAGATGGACTTGTATCTCAAAACAAAAGATATGGTATCGTATGAGCGTCTGGCGAAAGAGGTTGTTGCCAAGAATCCTACCGATGCCAACCTTTTGTACAATCTCGGTGTTATTAGTAACGAGGCCAATCGTAAGGAAGAGGCAAAAGACTACTATAAAAAGGCAATCACTGTTGATCCTAAGTATACGAATGCGTACCTGAACCTGGCGGTATTGATGCTGGAGCCAGAGAAAGACATCGTTGACCAGATGAACAAACTCGGTACATCGGCGGCCGATAATAAGAAATTTGACGCGTTGAAAAAACAGCGTGAAGATTTGTTTGTGTCGGTCATTCCATATCTCGAGAAAGCACACGAACTGAACAAAGACAACCTGGATGTAGCGGAAACGCTACTGAACGTATATGGCGCTCTTGAAATGATGGACAAAGCACGTCCGTTGAAAGAGGAAGTGCGTGCGTTGCGGGAAAAGCAACCTGCCAAGAACTAAAAGAAAAGCCGCTCCAAAGAGCGGCTTTTTTTATATTACTTTTTTAATGACGCGCAATTTATGCGTATGCCGGTTGGTTTCGGCGTTGTAAATTCCCAGGTGGTCCAAACGGTCAATTCGTACACGGCCGCTGGCATGGATGATGTAGTTGTCGTTCATGATTATACCGACGTGGATGATGGCACCTTCCTCATTATCAAAAAAAGCCAGGTCGCCCGGTTCGCTTTCTTCAATGAAACTGAGGGCATCGCCTTGTGTGGCCTGTTGCGACGCATCGCGTAACAGGAAGTGGCCGTTTAGCTTATAGACCATTTGGGTAAAACCCGAACAGTCGATGCCGAAAGGCGTTTTGCCTCCCCATAAGTAAGGCGCGTTCAAATATTGGAATGCGGTTTCGATCAGTTGTGATTTGGGCTTTTTCCCGGTCACACGCATCCCTTCGAACTCAAACTGCGATTTGTTGATCTCGGGCTGGCTAAGGAAGGATAAAGACGCTCCAAGAGGAATTGGCATCAGGAGATTGTTTCCCCACGTGACATACTCGACCAAATCGGCATTGAGTATAATGGTGTCTTCCGACAACATATCGTAGCTCGCTTCGGAAATCACCTGGAATTGTTTCGTATCGATCCAGCCTTCGTAACCGTCATACTGCAGTTTTACCTGCGTCCATTGCCGTTCCTGCGACAGCACTTTAAAATGCTCGCCGAACAACACTTGGGATACGATTTCGCTCTTATCACTGGGCTCCGCCCGCAGGGGAATGTTGGCCAGATTACAGATTCCGAACATCAGGACGTTTTACGTAATGAAAACGCAAAGGTACACGCATTTTTTGGACTGCCGAAACCGACCGTCGTATTTACGCGCGTTCGATCACGATGGCCGATGCGCCACCTCCGCCGTTGCAGATGGCCGCAGCGCCGATTTTGGCGTTGTTTTGTTCCAGTACGTTGAGCAATGTCACGATGATACGGGCTCCGGAACAACCTAGTGGGTGTCCGAGCGAAACGGCGCCTCCGTTTACGTTAATCTTCGCCGCATCAAGTCCGAGGATTTTAGCGTTCGCCAAGCCCACTACCGAGAACGCTTCGTTGAATTCGAAGAAGTCGACATCGTCTTTGGAGATACCCGCTTTTGCGAGGGCTTTCGGCAGCGCTTTGGCCGGTGCAGTCGTGAACCATTTAGGCTCCTGCTCAGCATCCGCGTAGCCTTTGATGTAGGCGAGCGGCTTGAGTCCGAGTGCTGTTGCTTTTTCTTCCGACATGATCACGAGTGCGGCTGCACCGTCATTTATGGTAGACGCGTTGGCGGCGGTTACGGTTCCCTCTTTTGTGAATACAGGTGCGAGCGATGGAATTTTATCAAGGCGCACGTTTGTATATTCTTCGTCTTTGGTAACCATGATCGGATCGCCTTTCCGTTGTGGAACGGCTACTGGCACGACCTCATTGTCGAATTTGCCCGCTTCCCACGCCTGGGCCGAACGCTCATATGATTGGATTGCGAAGGCATCCTGCTCTTCCCGTGAGATGTTATATTCGGTTGCGCACGCATCTGCGCAAACGCCCATTGCATTTTGGTCGTAGGCGTCAGTAAGTCCGTCTTTCTGGAGACCGTCGATCATCGTTGCCGGACCGAATTTTTGTCCGGTACGCATTTGAACGTAGTGGGGAATGAGGCTCATATTTTCCATTCCACCGGCTACGATTACTTCGGCATCACCGGCCATGAGGGCTTGCGCTGCCTGTGTTACGGCTTTCATACCGGAGGCACACACCTTGTTTACGGTCGTAGCGATGACGCTGTCAGGCAACCCGGCAAAACGCGACGCCTGACGTGCAGGGGCCTGGCCTACACCTGCCTGTACGACATTGCCCATGATCACTTCGTCAACCGATTCCGGCGACAATCCGATTTTATCAAGCGCGCCTTTTATAGCCGTTGCGCCCAGTTTAGGGGCAGGAACGGTAGACAGACTTCCGAGAAAACTGCCGATCGGCGTGCGGACGGCGGAAACGATGACAACTTTTTTGCTCATGGTGCAATATTTGAAGATGTATAATTATACGGTTTAAACGTTGCGAATTTAATTATTTATCAGGAATATATCTGTAGTGCGCTAACGAAAATTCAGCGAAACAAAAAAAGGCCGTCACAACGACAGCCTTTATGAAATAGTCACTTTTCTTAAAAGTGGAAGCCGATGCTCAAGCCGAAGGCCCGGATGCCACCCCAGCCGCCATTCATTTTGACAGAGGCACCATTCGAGTTGGTTTCGAATTCCTCATCGATGAACGGGAGATCAAATTCCTCTATAACATCCAGTACCTGAGCCTGTTCATTCGCACTAAGCGTCTGGGTGGTTTCGCCTTCGATTTTCCCGGAACCGCTGCCTACGTGTCCGCCGATGATCCACCAGTCAATTACAAAGTGTTTGCCGATAGGCCATTGGGCACCCAGCATCAACCCGAAGGAACTGCCTGTTATGTCGCCACCCATCGTCAGCACTTGCGGATCACCCGCATCGTCGTCGTACTCAACCTTAACTGTTTCCGCTTTGAATTTGGTGTAACGGTAGTAAGGCGCAAGGTAGAAACCGCGTCCGTAGCCTTTTCCGAGATAAAGCCGGATCTCGGGTGTGATGGCGGTGTTGCTGATCTTCGCATTGTCGATCAAAAACTGGGTAGCGTCATCGGTTTCATCAACGAACGAATCGACATTGCTTTTGAACGGGATGTTGGAAGAGGGCATGAATCGATACCCAAGTGCCACAGACCAGCGTTTTGATAACACACGCTCGTACTGGAAGGAATAGTTGTTAAAGACAACCGAGCTTAGGTTGACCTTTAGAAAATTGTAGCGCCTGACTTCGGTTGAGTCGGTTTGGGCGACGGCGGCCCCGGCACTGCATAAAAACAAAAAAAGGAGTAGTGATTTTTTCATTCTGCTAAATTTAGATTACTCTTGTTAAAAATAATAAAAAACCCGGAATTATCCGGGTAATGAATTAGTTCAATTTGCGAACGAGCCGTTTTCGCGTGAGCAGGGCGATTAAGGCGACCAACACCCATACGGGCCAGGCGGTCAGCACGAAAAAGACAAACCCCTCTAATAGGAACCAGCCACTGCGCAGACTTTCCAACAGACGTATGCCAAAGGGCGGTCGAAGCGATGCAGTATTCTCGAAGTTGGGTAACACCTCTGTTTTCAATGATTCTTTTTGGTATATCGCCAATGTTACGGTGCTGAATGCGACCCGGTCGCGGAGTGACAGTTCCGAAATATACGCCTCGTCGGCGGTTTGCTGGCGCGCGCTGTTGTCGGATTCGGCCGCTACGGCGTCTTTGAGTTTAGCCGGTTTCTGGTCAATGGCTTTCTCAATTCGTTTTCCGGCGTTCTCGTTGCGGCGTTGGGTAAGGCGCTGTGCAATCAGGTCGAGTGAAGCGTCCTGTGCATCAATCTCGCGGCTATCGAGGAATACGGCCTGCCGTCCGATTGCTGTCAGGACGGTGTCGAGTGCGGTATTCGGAACGCGTAACGTCAACGTATTCTCGACGGTGTAGCGGGTGGTTTCCACGACGCTGTCGAGACTAATGGAAGCGGTTTTCTTTTCGGCGACATCGCTACGCAGGTGGGTGTGGGTGACAAAGCCACCAAAACGGCGCACCGTACTTTCGATTTTCTCGGTCGCGTTCGCGACATCTTTTACGCGGAAGCGAATGTCGGCAGTTCGGATAAACTGATGTGGGGGCAGTTCAGGCGCGATGCCAGTGGTGTCGGCGGCGGCGAGGTCGCTCGAAGCCTCCATCGAGTCGGCTTCTCTTTTGCAGGAAACGGACAGAAAGAGTAGTCCGGCGAGGGCAAGAAGGGGTGTTACATGGGTTTTCATACATCCTTTTTAAATGGAACAATCGGGTTTTCAATTCGTGATCACGCGTAGTGTTGTTCCATGCAAAAGGATTAGGTTTTCGTTAACGTTTTGACGCGTACGAAAAACCGTGCCAGACAAAAAAAGGGATTGTAAAAAAAGAAACTATCGGTGAATAGAACGGATCACAGCCGTCGAATCACAGTTAAGGACGTCGAGGATGACGCGTTGGCCTTTGATATTCTTGCCTTCAATCACATACAGTTTCCCACTGTCGATTTCGACTTTGCTTTTATCGAAGTCGACTGTTCCGTAGCGGAGTATGGCAGTGACACCAGCCGTGTCGAGCCAGCCTTCTGACAGTGCTTTTTGCGCCTCGGCAGAATACACGCGGTCTTTGCTCCGAATGTTATCGAGCGTACGGGCGTTGGGCAGGTAGTTGAAATCCTGTCCACGTTTGTTGAAAATGGTAACCAATAACACGCATCCGATCAGGAAGCCGGCGAGATAGTAGGCGAGACGTTGGTAGAATTTCATGGGGGCAAAGATAGGGAAAGGAATTAGGAAATGGGAGAGGGGAGAGGGGAGAGAAGAAAGAAGAAAGAAGAAAGAGGAAAGAAGAAAGAGGAAGGGGGAAGGAGGAAAGAGGAAAGAGGAAAGAGGAAAGAGGATGGAGAGGCAGTTTAGACACTGGAGATACTGAGTGGCCTTGGAGAGTA
This genomic interval from Flavobacterium sp. HJ-32-4 contains the following:
- a CDS encoding DUF421 domain-containing protein; translation: MTHWFPYLDIVLRSAAVYVFMVVALRVFGKKELSQLNTFDVILILLISNAVQNAMVGPDVSLAGGLVAAGVLFLLNFGLKKIVRRSSLVSEWLGNKPEILVHDGKADFKMLARLDITSDELMEAIREHGLEHITDVQLAMLEPDGNISIISGEKELRQTRHKRRKKLRN
- the rimK gene encoding 30S ribosomal protein S6--L-glutamate ligase — its product is MNEKVVVGSEEWCSLPDLNIPAIKVRVDSGAKTSALHAVNIAPFVREEENWVRFDVNPIQDNIKTVVHCEARIVDKRIVKSSSGFREQRFVILVDLHMNGNSWPIEVTLTNRDSMGFRMLLGREAMIGRIVVDPAEKYLMGQTTPSSLKALYKGAVAPKSGLRIGLLASNPALYSNRRIMEAGETRGHEMHFLNIRECYMKLDATKPEIHNRDGRVLNDFDAIIPRIRPNITFYGCALTRQFEALKVFCLNSSAAIAQSRDKLFSLQLLLNHNIDIPTTGFAHSPLDTDDLIKMVGGPPLIVKLLEGTQGKGVVLAETKKAAESVINAFKSLNANILVQEFIKEANGKDLRLFVVDGKVVAAIQREATPGEFRANIHLGGSAAVIKPTKEERKIAMKAAKAMGLQVAGVDIIRSAKGPLLLEVNSSPGLEGIEGATHIDIAGEMIKAIEKHFKP
- a CDS encoding ATP-dependent Clp protease ATP-binding subunit: MDDNFSPRVKDVITYSKEEALRLGHDFIGTEHLMLGILRDGNGKAINILNNLSVDLEHLRRKVEILSPANPAAIESGNEKKNLHLTRQAERALKTTFLEAKVFQSTSISTAHLLLCILRNENDPTTKLLNKLKIDYDSAKEQYLNMMPNEEEFMENLPRNESYNDDSGQDDSLKESSFNNPANKSNKKSKTPVLDNFGRDLTELAEDGKLDPVVGREKEIERVSQILSRRKKNNPLLIGEPGVGKSAIAEGLALRIIQKKVSRILFNKRVVTLDLASLVAGTKYRGQFEERMKAVMNELEKNDDIILFIDEIHTIVGAGGATGSLDASNMFKPALARGEIQCIGATTLDEYRQYIEKDGALERRFQKVIVEPTSVEETITILNNIKNKYEDHHNVTYTQEAIEACVKLTNRYMSERFLPDKAIDALDEAGSRVHITNIDVPKQILDLERQLEEVRELKNTVVKKQKYEEAAKLRDDEKRIEKDLAIAQEQWEEDSKNNRIVVTEDNVADVVSMMTGIPVNRIAQTESNKLAKLPDLIKDKVIGQNEAVLKIAKSIQRNRAGLKDPNRPIGSFIFLGQTGVGKTQLAKVLAKELFDSEDALVRIDMSEYMEKFAISRLVGAPPGYVGYEEGGQLTEKVRRKPYCVVLLDEIEKAHPDVFNMMLQVLDDGFLTDSLGRKIDFKNTIIIMTSNIGARQLKDFGQGVGFGTAAKISQADEHSKSVIENALKKSFAPEFLNRIDDVIVFNPLEKHDIDLIIEIELKKLYARIADLGYNLRLSDAAKAFIADKGFDKQFGARPLKRAIQKYVEDALAEEIITHKIGAGDEIFMDLQEGSDELSVKVQKAQEPTN
- the gyrA gene encoding DNA gyrase subunit A, with product MSDGEKLIPINIEDEMKSAYIDYSMSVIVSRALPDVRDGLKPVHRRVLFGMYELGVLSNRAHKKSARIVGEVLGKYHPHGDSSVYDTMVRMAQEWSLRYLLVDGQGNFGSIDGDSPAAMRYTEARMKKISEEMLADIDKETVDFQLNFDDTLEEPKVLPAKIPNLLVNGASGIAVGMATNMAPHNLTEVINGTLAYIDNPEIEIDEIIGHIKAPDFPTGGVIYGYEGVREAFKTGRGRVVIRAKTSFEEVEGREAIIVTEIPYQVNKAEMIKKTADLVNEKRIEGISNIRDESDRNGMRIVYILKRDAVPNVVLNTLFKYTQLQSSFSVNNIALVKGRPQLLNVKDLIHYFVEHRHDVVVRRAQYELRKAEERAHILEGLIIASDNIDEVIAIIRGSANTDEAREKLMARFNLSDIQSKAIVEMRLRQLTGLEQDKLRAEYEDIMKLIERLKALLASKELRMELIKEELIEMRDKYGDERRSVIEYSGGDVSIEDMIADESVVITISHAGYIKRTPLSEYKTQNRGGVGQKSAGTRDADFLEHMYVATNHQYMLFFTQKGKCFWMRVYEIPEGSKTSKGRAIQNLINIENDDKVKAFICTGNLRSEEYINSHFLVMATKKGQVKKTPLEQYSRPRANGVAAITIREDDELLAARLTTGNSQILLAVKSGKLVRFEEHKTRPMGRTASGVRGITLADEQDEVIGMVTVNDPESEILVVSEKGYGKRSALEDYRITNRGGKGVKTLNITEKTGQLVSINNVTDEDDLMIINKSGLTIRMDVADLRVMGRATQGVRLISLKGNDSIAAVTKVMKEEAAENAEVNPEDDVTKEMPVEGFTAQAPVTYDDAEDEADDFESEEE
- a CDS encoding tetratricopeptide repeat protein, with protein sequence MKINKFFVAAALIASVAVSAQKDELKALKKIYAKEKPSANDVQDYKANLEKLQTLSTEESDKVYTAFYKGMLPLVELSTTGTPTPEQLMKVASPEAVAEFTSSVNGVLEYEKKTGKKQYTDDINETLGWFRPMLLGYAVELGKIQQYKPASSVLYNIYLLDKKDQEKLYYAANYAVLGKDYPKALEYYQMLKDLNYSGEKTLFYAKNVASGQEESFPTKTDRDNYVKLKTHEAPRDEKVPSQRGEIYKNIALILIDQGKIEEAKKAIKDAQLANPEDSSLVLSEMDLYLKTKDMVSYERLAKEVVAKNPTDANLLYNLGVISNEANRKEEAKDYYKKAITVDPKYTNAYLNLAVLMLEPEKDIVDQMNKLGTSAADNKKFDALKKQREDLFVSVIPYLEKAHELNKDNLDVAETLLNVYGALEMMDKARPLKEEVRALREKQPAKN